The Streptomyces sp. NL15-2K genome contains a region encoding:
- a CDS encoding DUF2231 domain-containing protein, giving the protein MGPHLINGIPAHVLFVHVVVVLVPLTALCLVLCAVRPSLMRRFGFALPILALVSLVSVPLTTNAGEWLEQHVDSNALVRKHAELGDQLLPWAVALFVLATAVWWTYRRAAARTPDAVQSAGGALATVHLPLRIAAAALSLVVGMGAGIQVYRIGDSGAKAAWHDGYSAIPQQERN; this is encoded by the coding sequence GTGGGACCCCATCTCATCAACGGCATCCCCGCACACGTCCTGTTCGTCCACGTCGTCGTGGTCCTGGTGCCCCTCACCGCACTCTGTCTGGTCCTGTGTGCTGTCCGGCCGTCGCTCATGCGCCGATTCGGTTTCGCACTGCCGATCCTCGCCCTGGTATCCCTGGTGAGCGTGCCACTGACGACAAATGCCGGCGAGTGGCTGGAACAACACGTGGACAGCAACGCCCTGGTCCGCAAACACGCCGAACTCGGTGACCAACTGCTCCCCTGGGCGGTGGCCTTGTTCGTGCTGGCCACCGCCGTGTGGTGGACGTACCGCCGCGCCGCCGCCCGCACCCCCGATGCGGTGCAATCCGCCGGCGGGGCCCTGGCCACGGTGCACCTTCCGCTGCGCATCGCCGCCGCCGCACTGTCGCTCGTCGTCGGCATGGGCGCAGGCATACAGGTCTACCGAATCGGGGACTCCGGCGCCAAAGCCGCCTGGCACGACGGCTACTCCGCCATTCCCCAGCAGGAGCGCAACTGA
- a CDS encoding FAD:protein FMN transferase, whose protein sequence is MPDTARRLHHVEHVMGTVFSFDIRDQPTSAIHRALAHAVRALHTVDAVFSTYRPDSAISRLDRGDIRLTDCPPEVHEVLSLCAHATHTSDGWFSITPNGSLDPSGLVKGWATEAASQLLYEAGARNTCVNGGGDLQLRGHAAPGTPWHIGIAHPLRPGELATVITAEQGLAIATSGTAERGAHILNPHDGTPATELTSLTVSGPRLTMTDAYATAAFARGDSSRDWLESLPGYEALALKPDGQAWRTTGFTVHGR, encoded by the coding sequence ATGCCTGACACCGCACGCCGCCTGCACCACGTCGAACACGTGATGGGCACCGTCTTCTCCTTCGACATCCGCGACCAGCCCACCTCAGCCATCCACCGCGCCCTCGCCCACGCCGTCCGCGCCCTGCACACCGTGGACGCCGTGTTCTCCACCTACCGACCCGACAGCGCCATCAGCCGACTCGACCGCGGCGACATCCGCCTCACCGACTGCCCGCCCGAGGTCCACGAAGTGCTGTCGCTGTGCGCCCACGCCACGCACACCAGCGACGGCTGGTTCAGCATCACCCCCAACGGCTCCCTCGACCCCTCCGGCCTCGTCAAAGGCTGGGCCACCGAAGCCGCATCCCAGCTGCTGTACGAAGCCGGCGCCCGCAACACATGCGTCAACGGCGGCGGCGACCTCCAACTGCGCGGCCATGCCGCCCCCGGCACCCCGTGGCACATCGGCATCGCCCACCCGCTGCGCCCCGGCGAGCTCGCCACGGTCATCACCGCCGAGCAGGGCCTGGCCATCGCCACCTCAGGAACCGCCGAACGCGGCGCCCACATCTTGAACCCTCACGACGGCACACCCGCCACAGAACTCACCTCCCTCACCGTCAGCGGCCCCCGGCTGACCATGACGGACGCCTACGCCACCGCCGCGTTCGCCAGGGGCGACAGCTCCCGCGACTGGCTCGAATCGCTGCCCGGATACGAGGCGCTCGCCCTCAAGCCCGACGGCCAGGCATGGCGCACAACCGGATTCACCGTCCATGGACGATGA
- a CDS encoding M48 family metalloprotease: MTALLLVPLLLPFLAPALARRTLDRLAPVTALWVLTASVLALAGACVAALGALVLIGLLKLPAFAALGELVHPLRTPSDFLVVPAATAATGVLTLSAWTLARSALRQARLFRTARTQADRRPAAGDLCVIDSPHPDAYALPGRPHRIVVTSAMLRSLGPAEREALFAHERAHNQAGHHYFLAAAELAAHCHPALRTIRATIRLTAERAADEAAATTLGDRRLIATAIARAALAGQASRSTRPDFAPAATTGPVPQRVAALLTPSERRSRATRCTALLLAACAVLSVCAGATGVLAFHHQVEVAQGEESH; this comes from the coding sequence ATGACCGCTCTGCTACTGGTACCGCTGCTCCTGCCCTTCCTCGCGCCGGCGCTGGCCCGCCGCACCCTCGATCGCCTGGCTCCTGTCACCGCACTGTGGGTCCTCACGGCCTCTGTGCTGGCCCTGGCGGGCGCCTGCGTGGCCGCTCTCGGCGCCCTGGTCCTGATCGGACTGCTCAAACTTCCCGCATTCGCCGCACTCGGCGAACTCGTCCACCCCCTGCGCACGCCGTCGGACTTCCTCGTCGTCCCCGCGGCCACGGCGGCCACCGGAGTGCTCACCCTCAGTGCCTGGACCCTCGCACGCTCGGCCCTCCGCCAGGCCCGCCTGTTTCGCACCGCCCGCACGCAGGCCGACCGCCGCCCCGCCGCCGGCGACCTGTGCGTCATCGACTCACCCCACCCGGACGCGTACGCCCTGCCGGGACGGCCCCACCGGATCGTCGTGACCAGCGCGATGCTGCGCAGCCTCGGCCCCGCCGAACGCGAAGCCCTCTTCGCCCACGAACGAGCCCACAACCAGGCAGGCCACCACTACTTCCTCGCCGCCGCCGAACTCGCCGCTCACTGCCACCCCGCCCTGCGCACCATCCGGGCCACCATCCGGCTCACCGCCGAGCGGGCGGCCGACGAGGCCGCCGCCACCACACTCGGCGACCGGCGCCTGATCGCCACAGCCATCGCCCGCGCCGCCCTCGCCGGCCAAGCCTCCCGATCCACCCGCCCCGACTTCGCACCCGCGGCGACGACCGGCCCCGTTCCCCAACGCGTCGCCGCCCTCCTCACGCCCTCCGAGCGGCGCTCGCGCGCCACGCGCTGTACTGCGCTTCTACTCGCCGCCTGCGCGGTCCTGTCGGTCTGCGCCGGGGCAACCGGCGTGCTCGCCTTCCATCACCAGGTCGAAGTTGCCCAGGGAGAGGAGAGCCACTGA
- a CDS encoding BlaI/MecI/CopY family transcriptional regulator, translating into MTDAKDERRPAGELEAAVMAALWAAGAPLTAGRVQTELGSQLARTTVTTILTRLHEKGVVGRERQGRGYAYFPVQDAPGLTARRMHTELDRDTDRETVLARFVAQLSPDDEQLLRQLLEGEER; encoded by the coding sequence ATGACCGACGCGAAGGACGAGAGGCGGCCGGCGGGCGAGCTCGAGGCCGCCGTCATGGCCGCCCTGTGGGCCGCCGGGGCCCCGCTGACCGCGGGCCGGGTGCAGACCGAACTCGGCTCCCAACTGGCCCGGACGACGGTGACGACCATCCTGACCCGTCTGCACGAGAAGGGCGTCGTCGGCCGTGAACGGCAGGGGCGCGGCTATGCCTACTTCCCCGTGCAGGACGCTCCCGGCCTGACCGCCCGGCGCATGCACACCGAACTCGACCGGGACACCGACCGGGAGACGGTCTTGGCGCGCTTCGTCGCCCAGCTCAGCCCCGACGACGAGCAGCTCCTGCGCCAGCTGCTGGAGGGTGAGGAGCGATGA
- a CDS encoding DedA family protein, which yields MTTPMHLSSQLAVNVLDAQSLLSTFGVLGVGVVLFAETGLLIGFFLPGDSLLFTAGLLCTGTADRGLKLSLAPLLVAAAVGALVGSQCGYLLGRKAGGALLARSRSARLHEGARRAEELLERYGHAKAIVLARFVPVVRTVLNPTAGALAVPVRTFTVWQVTGGLVWSLGLTLAGYALGSSVPNVDRYLLPMVAAIVALSLIPLASEVYRSRRDAKAKETRG from the coding sequence ATGACCACACCCATGCACCTATCGTCGCAGCTCGCTGTCAACGTGCTGGATGCCCAGTCGCTGCTGTCCACTTTCGGCGTGCTCGGCGTGGGTGTGGTGCTGTTCGCCGAGACGGGCCTGCTGATCGGTTTCTTCCTCCCGGGCGACTCGCTGCTGTTCACGGCCGGTCTGCTGTGCACCGGCACCGCCGACCGCGGGCTGAAGCTGTCTCTTGCCCCACTGCTGGTCGCCGCGGCGGTGGGGGCGCTGGTGGGCTCGCAGTGCGGATATCTCCTCGGCCGGAAGGCGGGCGGCGCCCTGCTCGCACGCAGTCGTTCGGCCCGGTTGCACGAGGGGGCGAGACGGGCGGAGGAGCTGCTGGAGCGCTACGGGCATGCGAAGGCGATCGTGCTGGCCCGCTTCGTTCCAGTGGTGCGGACAGTGCTGAACCCGACGGCGGGTGCACTGGCGGTACCAGTGCGGACGTTCACCGTCTGGCAGGTGACGGGCGGGCTGGTGTGGAGCCTGGGGCTCACGCTGGCGGGATACGCGCTGGGCTCCTCCGTACCGAACGTGGACCGGTATCTGCTGCCGATGGTCGCGGCGATCGTGGCCCTGTCGCTGATTCCGCTCGCTTCCGAGGTGTACCGCTCGCGCCGGGACGCGAAGGCGAAGGAGACCCGCGGATGA
- a CDS encoding FMN-binding protein, which translates to MRRAVLATTGISALVTTLLALKPHQLPALAGVPPRSPLASSAPPAPGSTTSGKPRGTGTYTGDPIDTQYGTVQVAVTLTSGKLTAVRVLQAPDQNGRDQQIASYALPRLTQEALGAQSAHIDAVSGASYTSQGYIQSLQSALDQAHA; encoded by the coding sequence ATGCGCCGAGCCGTCCTGGCCACCACCGGGATCAGCGCCCTGGTCACCACGCTGCTCGCTCTCAAACCGCACCAGCTCCCCGCCCTGGCCGGCGTCCCGCCACGTTCCCCCCTGGCCTCCTCTGCGCCGCCCGCTCCGGGCAGTACTACCTCGGGCAAGCCGAGAGGGACGGGCACGTACACCGGAGATCCCATCGACACCCAGTACGGGACCGTGCAGGTGGCCGTCACCCTCACCAGCGGCAAACTCACCGCCGTCCGGGTGCTCCAGGCACCGGACCAGAACGGCCGGGACCAGCAGATCGCCTCCTACGCCCTGCCCCGACTGACCCAGGAAGCGCTGGGCGCTCAGAGCGCCCACATCGACGCCGTCTCCGGCGCCAGCTACACCAGCCAGGGCTACATCCAGTCCCTGCAGAGCGCCCTGGACCAAGCCCATGCCTGA
- a CDS encoding phosphatase PAP2 family protein, with product MILAFDGSSIDGSAYTDVVNLARQSPAWLDDAVSAWSTYGPGLFAVLMVIGWWGARRVGVRASVTALAVPFIVVLAYGVDTGLKLLVREDRPCQSLHVTPLEACPAPGDWSFPSNHAAIAAAAAVALLFVSRRLGAVAVVAACAMAASRVWVGAHYPHDVVAGVTVGTLTALLAMTALRRNPQALAQRITATRLRPLLVAT from the coding sequence ATGATCCTCGCTTTCGACGGCTCGTCGATCGACGGCTCTGCCTACACCGACGTGGTCAACCTCGCCCGGCAATCCCCTGCGTGGCTGGACGACGCGGTGTCGGCCTGGTCGACGTACGGGCCTGGGCTGTTCGCCGTGCTCATGGTCATCGGCTGGTGGGGTGCCCGGCGGGTGGGCGTCAGGGCCTCGGTGACAGCGCTCGCCGTGCCGTTCATCGTGGTTCTGGCCTACGGGGTGGATACGGGGCTGAAGCTGCTGGTGCGCGAGGACCGGCCCTGCCAGAGCCTGCATGTGACCCCGCTGGAGGCGTGTCCGGCGCCCGGCGACTGGTCCTTCCCCAGCAACCATGCGGCAATCGCCGCCGCGGCGGCCGTCGCCCTGCTGTTCGTCTCCCGTCGACTCGGCGCGGTCGCCGTGGTGGCCGCCTGCGCGATGGCGGCCTCGCGTGTCTGGGTCGGCGCACACTACCCCCACGACGTAGTGGCGGGTGTCACGGTGGGCACCCTGACAGCGCTGCTGGCGATGACCGCGCTGCGGCGGAATCCACAGGCCCTCGCCCAACGCATCACGGCCACCCGGCTGCGTCCACTGCTGGTGGCCACATGA